In the Loxodonta africana isolate mLoxAfr1 chromosome 1, mLoxAfr1.hap2, whole genome shotgun sequence genome, one interval contains:
- the CHRD gene encoding chordin — protein sequence MPSLPAPPAPLLLLGLLLLGSWPARGAGPEAPTLPIRPEKEPLPVRGAAGCSFGGKVYALDETWHPDLGEPFGVMRCVLCACEAFQWGRRARGPGRVSCKNIKPECPALTCRQPRQLPGHCCQSCPQERSGSEGKPSGLAFEYPRDPEHRSYSDPGEPGAEDRVRGDGHTDFVALLTGPRSQAVARARVSLLRSSLRFSISYRRLDRPSRVRFSDSTGSVLFEHPAAPTQEGLVCGVWRGVPRLSLRLLRAEQLHVALVTPTQPSGEVWGPLIRHRALAAETFSAILTLEDPPQQGVGGITLLTLSDTEDSLHFLLLFRGLLEPRSGGLAQVPLRLQILHQGQLVRELQANASAQEPGFAEVLPNLTAQEMNWLVLGELQMALERAGGPGPRISGHIAAKQSCDVLQSVLCGADALIPVQTGAAGSASLTLLGNGSLLYQVQVVGIGSEVMAMTLETKPQRRNQRTVLCQMAGLQPGGHMAVGVCPGLGARGAHMLLQNELFLNVGTKDFPDGELRGHVAALPYSGHSARHDALPVPLAGALVLPPVRSRAAGHAWLSLDTHCHLHYEVLLAGLGGSEQGTITAHLLGPPGMPGPRRLLKGFYGPEAQGVVKDLEPELLQHLAKGTASLLITTKGSPRGELRGQVQVANRCEVGGLRLAAAGAEGVRVPGTPEAAALPALPAASGPEASAPAKPGGPGRPRDSNSCFFEGQQRPHGARWAPNYDPLCSLCTCQRRTVICDPVVCTPPSCPHPVQVPDQCCPVCPEKQDVRDRAGLPRSRDPGEGCYFDGDRSWRAAGTRWHPVVPPFGLIKCAVCTCKGGTGEVHCEKVQCPRLACAQPVRANPTDCCKQCPVVSGARPQLGDPMQADGPRGCRFAGQWFPESQSWHPSVPPFGEMSCITCRCGSGVPHCERDDCSPPLSCGSEKESRCCSHCTPQRPAPETRTVPELEKEEESL from the exons ATGCCGAGCCTCCCGGCCCCGCCGGCCCCGCTGCTGCTACTCGGGCTGCTGCTGCTCGGCTCCTGGCCGGCCCGCGGCGCCGGCCCCGAGGCCCCCACGCTGCCCATCCGGCCCGAGAAGGAGCCGCTGCCCGTTCGGGGAGCGGCAG GCTGCTCCTTCGGCGGAAAGGTCTATGCCTTGGACGAGACGTGGCACCCGGACCTGGGGGAGCCCTTCGGGGTGATGCGCTGCGTGCTGTGCGCCTGCGAGGCG TTCCAGTGGGGTCGCCGTGCCAGGGGTCCGGGCAGGGTCAGCTGCAAGAACATCAAACCCGAGTGCCCAGCCCTGACCTGCAGGCAGCCGCGCCAGCTGCCGGGACACTGTTGCCAGAGCTGCCCCCAGG AGCGCAGCGGCTCCGAGGGGAAGCCGTCGGGCCTGGCCTTCGAATATCCGCGGGACCCGGAGCACCGCAGCTATAGCGACCCCGGGGAGCCGGGCGCTGAGGATCGGGTGCGGGGCGACGGCCACACGG ACTTCGTGGCGCTGCTGACCGGGCCGAGGTCGCAGGCGGTGGCACGGGCCCGAGTCTCGCTGCTGCGCTCTAGCCTGCGCTTCTCCATCTCTTACCGGCG CCTGGACCGCCCCAGCAGGGTTCGCTTCTCAGACTCCACTGGCAGCGTCCTGTTTGAACACCCTGCAGCCCCCacccaggaaggcctg GTCTGTGGGGTGTGGCGGGGAGTGCCTCGGTTGTCCCTGCGGCTCCTTAGGGCAGAGCAGCTGCATGTGGCTCTCGTGACACCCACTCAACCGTCAGGGGAGGTCTGGGGGCCTCTCATCCGGCACCGGGCCCTGGCTGCAG AGACCTTCAGCGCCATCCTGACCCTGGAAGACCCCCCACAGCAGGGCGTGGGGGGCATCACCCTGCTCACCCTCAGTGACACAGAGGACTCCTTGCACTTTTTGTTGCTCTTCCGGGGGCTGCTGGAACCCAGGAGTGGGG GACTTGCCCAGGTTCCCTTGCGGCTCCAGATTCTACACCAGGGGCAACTCGTGCGAGAGCTCCAGGCCAACGCCTCAGCCCAG GAGCCGGGCTTTGCTGAGGTGCTGCCCAACCTGACAGCCCAGGAGATGAACTGGCTGGTTCTAGGGGAGCTGCAGATGGCCCTGGAGAGGGCAGGTGGGCCAGGGCCACGCATCAGTGGACACATTGCTGCCAAGCAGAGCTGCGATG TCCTGCAAAGTGTCCTTTGTGGTGCCGATGCCCTGATTCCAGTCCAGACGGGTGCTGCTGGCTCAGCCAGCCTCACACTGCTAGGAAACGGCTCCCTGCTCTACCAG GTCCAGGTGGTAGGGATAGGCAGCGAGGTGATGGCCATGACTCTGGAGACCAAGCCTCAGCGCAGGAACCAGCGCACTGTCCTGTGCCAGATGGCCGGCCTCCAGCCTGGAGGACACATG GCTGTGGGTGTCTGCCCTGGGCTGGGTGCCCGAGGGGCTCATATGCTGCTGCAGAATGAGCTATTCCTGAACGTGGGCACCAAGGACTTCCCGGACGGAGAGCTGCGGGGGCATGTGGCTGCCCTCCCTTACAGTGGGCACAGTGCCCGCCACGATG CGCTGCCTGTGCCTCTGGCGGGAGCGCTGGTGCTGCCTCCTGTGCGGAGCCGGGCGGCTGGCCATGCTTGGCTTTCCCTGGATACCCACTGTCACCTGCACTATGAAGTGCTGCTGGCTGGGCTTGGTGGCTCAGAACAGGGTACCATCACTGCCCACCTCCTTGGGCCTCCTGGGATGCCAGGACCCCGGCGGCTGCTGAAGGGATTCTACGGCCCAGAG GCTCAGGGTGTGGTGAAGGACCTGGAGCCGGAGCTGCTGCAGCATCTGGCGAAGGGCACTGCCTCCCTGCTGATCACCACCAAGGGTAGCCCCCGAGGGGAGCTGCGAGGGCAG GTGCAAGTCGCCAACCGCTGTGAGGTGGGCGGCCTGCGCTTGGCCGCGGCAGGGGCCGAAGGGGTTCGGGTGCCCGGAACCCCGGAAGCGGCGGCCCTGCCTGCGCTGCCTGCCGCGTCTGGCCCCGAGGCCTCAGCCCCCGCCAAGCCCGGTGGCCCCGGGCGGCCTCGAGACTCCAACTCGTGCTTCTTTGAGGGGCAGCAGCGCCCCCACGGGGCTCGCTGGGCCCCCAACTACGACCCGCTCTGCTCGCTCTGCACCTGCCAG AGACGCACGGTGATTTGTGACCCCGTGGTGTGCACGCCGCCCAGCTGCCCGCACCCAGTACAGGTGCCCGACCAGTGCTGCCCAGTGTGCCCGG AGAAACAAGACGTCAGAGACCGGGCGGGGCTGCCCAGAAGCCGAGACCCTGGAGAAG GCTGCTATTTTGATGGTGACCGGAGCTGGCGGGCAGCGGGTACCCGGTGGCACCCTGTCGTGCCCCCCTTTGGCCTAATTAAGTGTGCTGTGTGCACCTGCAAG GGGGGCACTGGAGAGGTGCACTGTGAGAAGGTGCAATGTCCCCGGCTGGCCTGTGCCCAGCCTGTCCGCGCCAACCCTACCGACTGCTGCAAACAGTGTCCAG TGGTGTCAGGGGCCCGCCCCCAGCTGGGAGACCCCATGCAGGCCGATGGGCCCCGGGGCTGCCGTTTTGCAGGGCAGTGGTTCCCAGAAAGCCAGAGCTGGCACCCATCAGTGCCCCCCTTTGGGGAGATGAGCTGTATAACCTGCAGATGTGGG TCAGGGGTGCCCCACTGTGAGCGCGACGACTGTTCACCCCCACTGTCCTGTGGCTCGGAGAAGGAGAGTAGATGCTGCTCGCATTGCACACCCCAGAGGC CAGCCCCAGAGACCAGGACTGTTCCAGAGttggagaaagaagaggagagcTTGTAG
- the THPO gene encoding thrombopoietin: MLLLTARLTLSSPAPPACDPRLLNKLLRDSHVLHSRLSQCPDFNPLSTPVPLPTVDFSLGEWKTQTEQNKAQDVLGAVTLLLEGVMAARRQVGPTCLSSLLEQLSGQVRLLLGALQGLLGTQLPPQGRTTAHKDPNAIFLSFQQLLRGKDFWIAGEKSQCLSQNYWLWTSQQTAGIQSQDSWSDEPNLQVPGPNPWIPEQDAWTLEWNSWTFPWALTQGPRSRRHPPRNFRHRLFATQPLAWIFSFPSPSSYWTVHPLLSPTHLPHPHGPAPSLAS; encoded by the exons ATGCTCCTTCTAACTGCAAGACTAACTCTGTCCAGCCCGGCTCCTCCTGCCTGTGACCCCCGACTCCTAAATAAACTGCTTCGCGACTCCCACGTCCTTCACAGCAGACTG AGCCAGTGCCCAGACTTTAACCCTTTGTCCACACCTGTCCCGCTGCCCACGGTGGACTTCAGCTTGGGAGAATGGAAAACCCAGACG GAGCAGAACAAGGCACAGGACGTTCTGGGAGCCGTGACTCTCCTGCTGGAGGGGGTGATGGCAGCACGCAGACAAGTGGGCCCCACCTGCCTCTCATCCCTACTGGAGCAGCTCTCTGGACAGGTCCGCCTCCTCCTCGGGGCCCTGCAGGGCCTCCTGGGAACCCAG CTTCCTCCACAGGGCAGGACCACAGCTCACAAGGATCCCAATGCCATTTTCCTGAGTTTCCAACAGCTGCTCCGAGGAAAG GACTTCTGGATTGCTGGAGAGAAATCCCAGTGCCTCAGCCAGAACTACTGGCTCTGGACTTCTCAACAGACTGCAGGGATTCAGAGCCAAGATTCCTGGTCAGATGAACCAAACCTCCAAGTCCCTGGACCAAATCCCTGGATACCTGAACAGGACGCATGGACCCTTGAATGGAACTCGTGGACTTTTCCCTGGGCCCTCACCCAGGGCCCTAGGAGCCGCAGACATCCCCCCAGGAACTTCAGACACAGGCTCTTTGCCACCCAACCTCTGGCCTGGATATTCTCCTTTCCCAGCCCATCCTCCTACTGGACAGTACACCCTCTTCTCTCCCCcacccacctcccccacccccatggtCCAGCTCCATCCCTAGCTTCCTGA